In a single window of the Ruminococcus albus 7 = DSM 20455 genome:
- a CDS encoding leucine-rich repeat domain-containing protein, which yields MKNTSGKMLKVTALTAALMLTFAAAPSVQNSFVQPAAITAYAYEDADMNYTTVEYNGLKFNKYSDHAEVSGFSSGNTSASSLVIPSSVNGVPVTAVARNSFQFCSNLTSITFPSSIKTIGYYSFGFCGSLTSVTLPSSLEVLEMHAFEYCSNLDTVNFPSKLVKIHEKCFDSTPWLSAQKNSNTYVIINGALLDASKASGDFTVPSNVKYVCPGAFSRNTAITSVTFPAGVTELCDDTFYMCSNLRSVDLPSVTRIEALALGDCSSLRELKVSGDLSYIHEFAFLDTNNSATITFYGSQSKWNSLEKPSCTFLNNANVVFDESHYTPDPQPTVSPKFSNIEYNSQYHQIRFSWNRISGATNYAIAVKLAGKWRVQGGTLSGNTFSYMTPKNLTPGKSYQVALGAKINGEWTLYESVKNAVTVTVR from the coding sequence ATGAAAAATACTAGTGGAAAAATGTTAAAGGTAACAGCACTGACAGCTGCACTTATGCTGACATTTGCTGCTGCTCCTTCAGTGCAGAACAGTTTTGTTCAGCCTGCTGCAATAACTGCATATGCTTATGAAGACGCTGATATGAATTACACCACCGTTGAGTATAACGGACTGAAATTCAATAAGTATTCCGATCATGCTGAGGTAAGCGGTTTTTCTTCGGGCAATACATCTGCATCATCACTGGTGATACCCTCATCAGTTAACGGTGTGCCTGTTACAGCCGTTGCACGCAACAGCTTCCAGTTCTGCAGCAACCTGACTAGCATAACATTCCCTTCGTCTATAAAGACTATAGGATACTATTCTTTCGGCTTCTGCGGCAGTCTTACTTCTGTGACCCTGCCAAGCAGTCTTGAAGTTCTGGAGATGCACGCATTTGAGTACTGCTCAAATCTTGATACAGTAAACTTCCCAAGCAAGCTGGTAAAGATACACGAGAAGTGTTTTGATTCTACACCATGGCTCAGCGCACAGAAGAACAGCAATACATACGTTATAATAAACGGCGCACTTCTGGATGCAAGCAAGGCTTCGGGCGATTTTACCGTTCCCTCGAATGTCAAGTATGTATGCCCCGGTGCATTCAGCAGAAACACTGCTATAACATCGGTCACATTCCCTGCAGGTGTTACCGAGCTTTGCGATGACACATTCTATATGTGCTCTAACCTGAGATCTGTTGATCTGCCCTCTGTTACAAGGATAGAGGCTCTGGCACTTGGTGACTGCTCCAGCCTGAGAGAGCTGAAGGTATCCGGTGATCTTTCATACATCCATGAATTTGCTTTCCTGGATACAAACAATTCTGCTACAATAACCTTCTACGGAAGTCAGTCAAAGTGGAACAGCCTGGAAAAGCCCAGCTGTACATTCCTCAACAATGCTAACGTGGTATTCGATGAGAGCCACTACACCCCCGACCCTCAGCCTACTGTGAGCCCCAAGTTCTCGAATATCGAGTACAACTCCCAGTATCATCAGATCAGATTCAGCTGGAACAGGATAAGCGGTGCTACAAACTACGCTATAGCTGTTAAGCTGGCTGGCAAGTGGAGAGTTCAGGGCGGTACGCTTTCCGGCAATACTTTCTCATATATGACTCCTAAGAATCTTACACCCGGCAAGTCCTATCAGGTCGCTCTCGGTGCTAAGATCAACGGTGAATGGACACTTTATGAGTCCGTCAAGAACGCTGTTACTGTAACAGTAAGGTAA
- a CDS encoding class I adenylate-forming enzyme family protein → MRTTTQINTCTIERKFPEWARVDRVINGVEIYNMNIFDNIMTFNQDNLDGAAFDYFGRIVTYGELPALRESYARGLKLAGVKEGDVVTLCMPVSIENMMMLFAVNLVKAISNNVNFLFLKNDFDLYTKDKGSEVIVTLDAFLPYFVDHLSGSGVKKVIVMNLDDFLPEDKKGMFLDTSEMPEQMQEVFDIGQIVECLNDLDKIKGVEFIKLEELRKAGEESDIPLDLGPTDLDRDISYFYTSGTTGRPKCVVYKEYSLNAYVEMHAGLDTQNYVGERNFQCIPLTHMTGERVCGIMPLARGGTLVPRPIYNKYTFARDLSETGCNCVVATASFYLMSVRQGVLSPTALECLKRPASGGEAVNISAVRKIDKWLSDNGCNVRYSLGGGASEEGGVTLVTYFMDEQTKTNETGKPLEPHVHVKLVDDNGDLVEENEVLANLHATSPASADRYLGDPEATAARWYYDEDGTKWGVTGDIAVRHADGSYTIMGRGSDSYVNENGERVYLFMKESSLDENDPISEWEISAFKNDKGSYDVVGQIILDPDRAEPTPELVEYLCNKYGLDAVKFYNEFEIGEITAKRDYILLTHDYDGYYAPCSKNHLMLINYSENGDTVKIRIRKDHKIEINEKKSKEDN, encoded by the coding sequence ATGAGAACGACAACACAGATCAACACCTGTACCATCGAGAGGAAGTTTCCCGAGTGGGCAAGGGTAGACCGCGTCATAAACGGCGTTGAGATCTACAACATGAATATTTTTGACAATATCATGACATTCAATCAGGACAACCTTGACGGAGCGGCTTTTGACTATTTCGGAAGGATAGTTACATACGGTGAACTGCCTGCACTGCGCGAGTCTTATGCGAGGGGTCTGAAGCTGGCAGGAGTAAAAGAGGGCGACGTGGTCACACTTTGTATGCCTGTAAGCATCGAGAACATGATGATGCTTTTCGCGGTGAACCTTGTCAAGGCGATAAGCAACAATGTCAACTTCCTGTTTTTGAAGAATGATTTTGATCTTTACACAAAGGACAAGGGTTCTGAGGTGATAGTAACGCTGGATGCTTTTCTGCCTTACTTCGTAGATCATCTCAGCGGAAGCGGTGTAAAGAAGGTCATCGTGATGAACCTTGATGATTTTCTTCCCGAGGATAAAAAGGGGATGTTCCTTGATACATCCGAGATGCCCGAACAGATGCAGGAGGTATTTGATATCGGGCAGATAGTGGAGTGCCTGAACGATCTTGACAAGATCAAGGGCGTTGAGTTCATTAAGCTTGAGGAACTCAGAAAGGCAGGAGAGGAGAGCGATATACCTCTCGATCTGGGACCCACCGATCTTGACCGTGATATAAGCTATTTCTACACCAGCGGCACTACGGGCAGACCCAAGTGCGTGGTATATAAAGAATATTCCCTGAATGCATACGTAGAGATGCACGCAGGACTTGATACACAGAACTATGTGGGAGAGAGAAATTTCCAGTGCATACCCCTTACGCATATGACAGGCGAGAGAGTGTGCGGTATAATGCCGCTGGCTAGGGGAGGCACTCTTGTTCCCAGACCTATATACAACAAATACACATTTGCAAGAGATCTTTCGGAGACGGGATGCAACTGTGTGGTAGCAACTGCAAGCTTCTACCTGATGAGCGTAAGACAGGGAGTGCTTTCGCCTACTGCACTGGAGTGCCTGAAGCGTCCCGCATCGGGCGGTGAGGCTGTAAATATAAGTGCGGTGCGCAAGATAGATAAGTGGCTGAGTGACAACGGCTGTAATGTAAGATATTCTCTCGGCGGCGGTGCCAGCGAAGAGGGCGGCGTAACACTGGTCACATACTTCATGGATGAACAGACCAAGACCAATGAAACAGGCAAGCCCCTTGAACCCCATGTTCATGTCAAGCTGGTGGACGATAACGGAGATCTTGTTGAGGAGAATGAGGTGCTTGCAAATCTGCACGCTACCAGCCCTGCATCGGCTGACCGTTACCTTGGTGATCCCGAGGCTACTGCGGCACGCTGGTACTATGACGAGGACGGTACCAAGTGGGGCGTTACGGGAGATATCGCTGTAAGGCACGCAGACGGCTCCTACACCATAATGGGCAGAGGTTCGGATTCATACGTGAACGAGAACGGCGAACGTGTATACCTCTTTATGAAAGAAAGTTCGCTGGACGAGAATGATCCCATAAGCGAGTGGGAGATAAGTGCTTTTAAAAATGACAAGGGCAGCTATGATGTAGTAGGACAGATCATACTCGACCCTGATCGTGCAGAACCCACACCTGAACTGGTAGAATATCTCTGCAATAAATACGGTCTTGATGCTGTAAAGTTCTATAACGAATTTGAGATAGGTGAGATAACGGCAAAGAGAGATTACATACTCCTTACTCACGACTATGACGGATACTATGCTCCCTGCAGCAAGAACCATCTCATGCTGATAAACTATTCGGAAAACGGTGACACTGTAAAGATAAGGATAAGAAAAGATCATAAAATAGAGATAAACGAAAAGAAGAGCAAGGAGGACAACTAA
- a CDS encoding SGNH/GDSL hydrolase family protein codes for MRGNKILSVLTAAAMLSTTAGISAFAENEEKAAEKKTYNYVALGDSIAAGYGLNKDKGIMGDPALVITDKLLADPVKGAYPAIFTGYLKELGEKNGVEVKGTNLASTAFRAADIEKVIRQAGYKGEFASQILESFVGKGTSEVLAPYHDIYTSYLTEADLVSIQLGGNDIIMSIIPEMLQSENPVIKASAMSLMMTLFGAEPEVAVGAGLQVINEEKDKVTADAFLEAANYMKNVGENAENMVNNSAEQVKGVVKAVQEVNGEADIALVSLFNPYRTAEGSEDIQEDIFSVIGPLFAEASDAAAETEDQTDAKGEPTKEFTENINDKVNKIIELKAALDKVFDYEKMTKVIDAFTLAEDIDQLKKNLAALATDENMADIKALNDLLGEYVDIEELRNIIGVISSGADVSELPDVAEIIGQFSNSEAAAEAKAFAQQIAEPVAMQMAGKNVDPQIKLLNEKLKAIAAETGAVYVDVYNISPETDFDPHPNANGHKEIADILFADISKTAEARMNGGKQPVADDTTISDGAEVSAGEDKGVIGDINGDGVVNVSDIAFAASYVKGNNILEKGTACADADHNGNINITDVVLIAAQVKNIRALA; via the coding sequence ATGAGAGGAAATAAGATATTATCGGTGCTGACAGCAGCAGCTATGCTGAGCACAACTGCAGGGATCTCGGCATTTGCTGAAAATGAGGAAAAGGCTGCAGAAAAAAAGACCTATAACTATGTAGCGCTGGGTGACAGTATCGCAGCGGGCTATGGTCTTAACAAGGACAAGGGTATTATGGGCGACCCTGCACTGGTGATAACCGATAAGCTGCTGGCTGACCCTGTAAAGGGTGCATACCCTGCAATATTCACAGGATACCTGAAGGAACTGGGTGAAAAGAACGGTGTTGAAGTGAAGGGTACAAATCTGGCTTCAACTGCATTCCGTGCGGCTGATATAGAGAAGGTCATCAGACAGGCAGGCTACAAGGGTGAATTTGCTTCACAGATACTCGAAAGCTTTGTGGGAAAGGGAACAAGCGAAGTACTGGCTCCGTACCACGATATCTATACAAGTTATCTTACAGAGGCTGACCTTGTGAGCATACAGCTTGGCGGAAATGATATCATCATGAGCATAATACCTGAGATGCTGCAGAGTGAGAATCCTGTTATCAAGGCATCTGCTATGTCACTTATGATGACACTGTTCGGGGCTGAGCCCGAAGTAGCAGTCGGTGCCGGCTTACAGGTGATAAACGAGGAAAAGGACAAGGTAACAGCAGATGCTTTCCTTGAGGCTGCAAACTATATGAAGAACGTGGGCGAGAATGCGGAGAATATGGTCAACAACTCTGCAGAGCAGGTAAAGGGCGTTGTAAAGGCTGTACAGGAAGTGAACGGTGAAGCTGATATCGCTCTTGTAAGTTTGTTCAACCCTTACCGCACAGCAGAAGGATCAGAAGATATACAGGAGGATATATTCTCCGTTATCGGACCGCTGTTTGCAGAGGCATCTGATGCCGCAGCGGAAACAGAGGATCAGACCGATGCAAAGGGTGAGCCTACCAAGGAATTCACCGAGAATATCAACGATAAGGTAAACAAGATCATAGAGCTGAAGGCGGCACTGGATAAGGTGTTTGACTACGAGAAGATGACAAAGGTAATAGATGCCTTCACACTGGCTGAGGATATAGATCAGTTAAAGAAGAACCTTGCTGCACTTGCAACAGATGAGAACATGGCAGATATCAAGGCGCTGAACGATCTGCTCGGTGAGTATGTGGACATAGAAGAACTCAGGAATATCATCGGTGTTATAAGCAGCGGTGCGGACGTAAGCGAGCTTCCTGATGTGGCAGAGATAATCGGACAGTTCAGCAATTCAGAAGCTGCAGCTGAGGCTAAGGCTTTTGCACAGCAGATAGCTGAGCCTGTTGCTATGCAGATGGCAGGGAAGAACGTTGACCCTCAGATAAAGCTGCTTAACGAGAAGCTGAAAGCCATAGCAGCTGAAACAGGTGCGGTATATGTTGATGTATACAACATCTCGCCCGAAACAGACTTTGACCCTCACCCAAATGCCAACGGACATAAGGAAATAGCTGATATACTGTTTGCTGATATTTCCAAAACTGCCGAAGCAAGAATGAATGGCGGTAAGCAGCCTGTGGCTGATGACACTACAATATCTGACGGCGCTGAAGTAAGTGCGGGTGAAGATAAAGGTGTTATCGGTGATATAAACGGTGACGGTGTTGTGAACGTATCGGATATCGCATTTGCGGCTTCGTATGTAAAGGGCAATAATATCCTTGAAAAAGGTACGGCTTGTGCAGATGCGGATCACAACGGCAATATAAATATTACTGATGTTGTGCTTATTGCGGCACAGGTAAAGAATATCAGGGCTCTTGCATGA
- a CDS encoding fibronectin type III domain-containing protein, whose product MNLFKKTLAGIMAVCLTASAVPFADMSINTVKASAQDISSSMEWGTLRIGGGGFVSGIVTGKDVMYARTDVGGAYRYNYDTECWEQLFGFINEADRGLLSVDAMAVDPTDDDTVYFLCGCAYFSAEKTVIFKTTDGGKTFKEIDVTSLIKVMGNGDGRQCGESIAVDPDNPNIIYAGGDVTSDANSKSALIKSTDGGNTWKPVIGYDDLGLFDKTTKWPTWGNVNARSVTDGAYQTQNGVANIAIIGGKVYVGTSKKGVANVHVANVKDDKFSVLSADLPTDVFPSRINIDPNGDLLITYIAGLAFNGASGGGYKYSPKTGKVSQIFESGFGLGSIWADPTNPDHLIAGSCGKWQAQLWQEWTDQHGATWGDQYFRSFDGGKTWQNFSPGQTYGWNQPLVSNYLRDGGYDWIVDKAIHWSGTVVTDPRNHNRMFITSGNGVFVCDNLWSTDQDNLPTFTFHPDGIEEVVSLDFVSTPDGLDLSAIGDYDGFVHEEDDKIGLQYQPNMGSTSAIAVCPQNTDVWARTAENGNSGGSAYYTLDRGKTWTAFTPACTGGKLSITKLKNGAYRIINTSTNGAVSYSDDFGKTWNKSSGIDASKTVYTLVDPKDPSIVYGSGVKYNDYWASDMTKTEPTLDECHYSFYISTDYGATFSAKTVCKYDMCDSTGDPAYLGDGSIIIAGGWNGMYKVSDKGSKIEKLDNVYYAKTVGYGCPEKTGGINTLFMYGRPSASDPEGIYRSTDGGASWDCINTDHLYGGTGNGNYLVGDMDEFGKVYMSTVGCGIVYGKISGNTSSGDIKAPKITADAQDNSIKLSWNKVSGATNYAVYGYQNNKWARLAVTDGTTHTIKNLTPDTDYKVAVLVYANGKWNNDYSNAITVTTKSASNDGTYPTNIKVNYSEKFHQLQFVWDKVQGADKYGIAVYLAGKWRIQTSNITTNSFVTPKNLTPGMTYKVAIAARVNGTWDTANAIKNAVTVTVK is encoded by the coding sequence ATGAATTTATTCAAGAAAACGCTTGCAGGTATAATGGCTGTATGCCTGACAGCGTCTGCTGTGCCTTTCGCAGACATGAGCATCAACACTGTAAAAGCGTCCGCTCAGGATATTTCATCGTCTATGGAATGGGGTACGCTCAGGATAGGCGGCGGCGGATTCGTATCGGGCATCGTTACGGGCAAGGACGTTATGTATGCGAGAACTGACGTAGGCGGAGCTTACAGGTATAACTATGATACCGAGTGCTGGGAGCAGCTCTTCGGCTTCATCAATGAGGCTGACCGCGGTCTGCTCAGCGTTGACGCTATGGCTGTCGATCCCACTGATGACGATACCGTTTACTTCCTCTGCGGCTGTGCTTACTTCTCCGCTGAAAAGACCGTTATCTTCAAGACCACCGACGGCGGCAAGACCTTCAAGGAGATCGACGTTACAAGCCTCATCAAGGTAATGGGCAACGGTGACGGCAGACAGTGCGGCGAGTCCATAGCTGTAGACCCCGATAACCCCAATATCATCTATGCAGGCGGCGACGTTACTTCCGATGCGAACTCCAAGTCCGCACTCATCAAGTCCACCGACGGCGGCAATACCTGGAAGCCCGTTATAGGCTATGATGATCTCGGTCTTTTTGATAAGACTACCAAGTGGCCTACATGGGGTAATGTCAATGCACGCTCCGTTACCGACGGCGCATACCAGACACAGAACGGTGTTGCAAATATCGCCATAATAGGCGGCAAGGTCTATGTCGGCACATCCAAGAAGGGTGTTGCGAATGTACACGTTGCTAACGTCAAGGATGATAAGTTCAGCGTACTCAGCGCAGACCTCCCCACTGATGTATTCCCCTCAAGGATAAATATCGACCCCAACGGCGATCTGCTGATAACCTATATCGCAGGTCTGGCATTCAACGGTGCAAGCGGCGGCGGCTACAAGTACTCCCCCAAGACAGGCAAGGTTTCTCAGATATTTGAATCGGGCTTCGGTCTTGGTTCTATATGGGCTGACCCCACAAACCCCGACCACCTCATCGCAGGCAGCTGCGGCAAGTGGCAGGCACAGCTGTGGCAGGAATGGACTGACCAGCACGGCGCTACATGGGGCGACCAGTACTTCCGTTCATTTGACGGCGGCAAGACCTGGCAGAACTTCTCCCCCGGACAGACCTACGGCTGGAACCAGCCTCTGGTATCCAACTACCTCCGGGACGGCGGCTATGACTGGATAGTTGATAAGGCTATACACTGGTCAGGTACCGTTGTTACCGATCCAAGGAACCACAACAGGATGTTCATAACCTCCGGTAACGGCGTGTTCGTATGCGATAATCTGTGGAGCACAGATCAGGATAATCTTCCTACCTTCACATTCCACCCCGACGGCATCGAGGAAGTTGTATCTCTCGACTTCGTAAGCACCCCCGACGGTCTTGACCTTTCGGCAATAGGTGACTATGACGGCTTCGTTCACGAGGAGGATGACAAGATAGGTCTTCAGTATCAGCCCAACATGGGTTCTACCTCTGCTATAGCTGTATGCCCCCAGAACACCGATGTATGGGCAAGAACAGCCGAAAACGGCAACAGCGGCGGCAGTGCATATTACACCCTCGACCGCGGCAAGACATGGACTGCCTTCACACCTGCCTGCACAGGCGGCAAGCTCTCCATAACCAAGCTGAAGAACGGTGCTTACAGGATCATAAATACAAGCACTAACGGTGCAGTAAGCTATAGCGATGACTTCGGCAAGACTTGGAACAAGTCAAGCGGCATCGATGCTTCAAAGACCGTGTATACCCTCGTTGACCCCAAGGATCCCTCGATAGTATATGGATCGGGTGTTAAGTACAATGATTACTGGGCATCTGATATGACCAAGACCGAGCCTACCCTTGACGAGTGCCACTACAGCTTCTACATAAGCACCGACTACGGCGCTACCTTCTCCGCAAAGACCGTTTGCAAATATGATATGTGCGACAGCACAGGCGATCCCGCTTATCTTGGCGACGGCTCAATAATAATCGCAGGCGGCTGGAACGGTATGTACAAGGTATCAGACAAGGGCTCAAAGATAGAAAAGCTGGATAATGTATACTATGCCAAGACAGTCGGCTACGGCTGCCCCGAAAAGACAGGCGGCATAAATACCCTCTTTATGTACGGCAGACCTTCCGCGTCCGACCCCGAGGGCATCTACCGTTCAACTGACGGCGGCGCAAGCTGGGATTGCATCAACACAGACCACCTCTACGGAGGCACAGGCAACGGCAACTATCTGGTTGGTGATATGGACGAATTCGGCAAGGTATATATGTCTACCGTCGGATGCGGAATAGTTTACGGAAAGATCTCAGGCAATACATCCAGCGGAGATATCAAGGCTCCCAAGATAACAGCAGATGCACAGGATAACAGCATAAAGCTCAGCTGGAACAAGGTATCGGGCGCAACTAACTATGCTGTGTACGGCTATCAGAACAATAAGTGGGCAAGGCTTGCTGTTACAGACGGCACTACTCACACTATCAAGAACCTGACACCCGACACAGATTACAAGGTTGCTGTCCTCGTTTATGCAAACGGCAAGTGGAACAATGATTACTCCAATGCTATCACCGTTACCACTAAGTCTGCATCCAATGATGGAACATACCCCACCAACATCAAGGTTAATTACAGCGAGAAGTTCCACCAGCTGCAGTTCGTATGGGACAAGGTACAGGGCGCTGACAAGTACGGCATCGCAGTATACCTTGCAGGCAAGTGGAGAATACAGACTTCCAACATTACTACAAACAGCTTTGTAACACCCAAAAACCTGACTCCCGGCATGACCTACAAGGTAGCTATCGCCGCAAGAGTAAACGGTACATGGGATACTGCAAACGCTATCAAGAACGCGGTAACAGTAACTGTTAAATAA
- a CDS encoding IS1595 family transposase codes for MSKRFPKPEITLDGIYSKFADESFCKDFLLDIRFEKGFACPFCGGSEYRRIRSRHLLRCKFCKADISATNGTFMHRTHIPLRLWIVTAFLIMSNKCSVSAVTLMRSLGVTYKTAWYILHRIRKAMKCREERYLLDGIVELDDTYLGAPTHGKKRGRGTEKVKMIVALSKNAAGNPEYVKMSDVPNLKGITVGRFARDNIRAGSKIESDNARSYKKPLAQKYFHVFETYDPTSGQLNWMHKVISNFKAMIMGTYHGNEKIHTALYAAEYCYKFNRRKLGNSAYLRLLAALVQ; via the coding sequence ATGTCAAAAAGATTTCCGAAACCTGAGATCACACTTGATGGGATATACTCAAAGTTCGCAGATGAAAGCTTTTGCAAGGATTTTCTGCTTGATATCCGCTTTGAAAAGGGTTTTGCCTGCCCGTTTTGCGGTGGCTCTGAGTACCGCAGGATAAGGTCACGCCATCTGCTGCGATGCAAGTTCTGTAAAGCAGATATATCCGCCACAAACGGAACTTTTATGCACAGAACACATATTCCGCTCAGACTGTGGATAGTCACCGCATTCCTCATTATGAGCAACAAATGCAGCGTTTCTGCTGTTACGCTGATGAGGTCTTTGGGGGTGACCTACAAGACTGCATGGTACATCCTTCATCGCATCAGAAAAGCTATGAAATGCCGTGAAGAACGCTATTTGCTTGACGGGATCGTTGAACTTGATGACACGTATCTCGGTGCTCCGACTCACGGTAAAAAGCGTGGCAGAGGAACTGAAAAAGTCAAGATGATAGTAGCTTTGTCAAAGAACGCAGCAGGAAATCCCGAGTACGTTAAAATGAGCGATGTGCCGAATTTAAAGGGTATAACTGTTGGTAGATTTGCCAGGGATAATATCCGCGCAGGCTCGAAGATCGAGAGTGATAATGCTCGAAGTTACAAGAAACCGTTGGCACAGAAATACTTCCATGTTTTTGAAACATATGATCCGACAAGCGGTCAGCTGAACTGGATGCATAAAGTTATATCAAACTTCAAAGCAATGATCATGGGAACTTACCACGGAAACGAAAAGATCCACACAGCGTTATATGCTGCCGAATACTGCTACAAATTCAACCGTCGTAAGCTGGGAAACAGTGCGTATTTAAGGCTTTTGGCTGCTTTGGTGCAGTGA
- a CDS encoding glycosyl hydrolase 53 family protein, with the protein MSVMNTKIFQRSVKICAALTASVLMMTSSANLMTSSAYSRAGTSSYNRSVTFDTFPAAVNGGEPIRGVDISSILAIEEAGVVFHDDKGNEEDIFRVLYDHDVNYIRVRVWNEPNDGKGHGYGGGNNDVKTACEIGRRAAKYGMKLLVDIQYSDFWADPAKQTRPKYWASHDHNTLSGEIYKWTTWVLTAITEAGGDIGMVQVGNETNCFFCGETDMYKICELFASGNKAVRDFDRNILIAHHFANPAKADHFYWYAKIMNECKLDYDVFAASFYPYWHGTPENLTNVLSTIGNTYNKYVMVAETAYPYTSDDSDGFGNTISQWSTGVDLDYDISVEGQAESLTDAFQAIANCGGKGIGVFYWEPAWLGVSGISQSQQRDNWDRYGSGWASSYASEYDQDVTSAGGSSFDNQALFDFRGYPLESLDVFTRIYPKKNKPEIKWKTRLYGDLDGDGSLSRSDLTLLKNAVIKKCKLDDEQFAVGDVNADKKVDINDIILLDRYLSNKHGSGMDLIGKSRSFELK; encoded by the coding sequence ATGAGTGTTATGAATACTAAAATATTTCAGCGTTCAGTGAAGATCTGTGCGGCACTGACAGCATCTGTACTGATGATGACATCGTCCGCAAATCTTATGACATCATCTGCTTATTCTCGGGCGGGAACTTCTTCTTATAACAGGAGCGTCACCTTTGATACTTTCCCTGCGGCGGTAAATGGCGGTGAGCCTATCCGCGGCGTGGATATTTCTTCCATTTTAGCTATCGAGGAGGCAGGAGTAGTTTTCCATGACGATAAGGGAAATGAGGAAGATATATTCCGTGTGCTTTACGACCATGATGTGAACTACATCCGTGTACGTGTTTGGAACGAACCGAATGACGGTAAAGGTCACGGATACGGCGGCGGAAACAACGATGTGAAAACTGCCTGTGAGATCGGCAGACGTGCGGCAAAATATGGTATGAAGCTGCTGGTGGACATTCAGTATTCGGATTTCTGGGCTGATCCTGCCAAGCAGACACGCCCGAAATACTGGGCTTCTCACGATCACAATACCCTTTCGGGAGAGATATACAAATGGACTACCTGGGTGCTGACAGCTATCACAGAGGCGGGCGGCGATATAGGTATGGTACAGGTGGGCAACGAGACAAACTGCTTCTTCTGCGGCGAAACGGATATGTATAAGATATGTGAGCTGTTTGCAAGCGGTAACAAGGCGGTGCGTGACTTTGACAGGAATATCCTGATCGCTCATCATTTTGCAAATCCTGCAAAAGCAGATCACTTCTACTGGTATGCAAAGATCATGAACGAATGCAAGCTCGATTACGATGTATTTGCCGCATCTTTCTATCCGTACTGGCACGGCACACCTGAAAACCTCACAAACGTGCTGAGTACCATTGGCAACACATACAACAAATACGTCATGGTCGCTGAAACGGCATATCCGTATACCTCCGATGATAGTGACGGATTCGGCAATACTATCTCACAATGGTCTACGGGTGTTGATCTTGACTATGATATATCCGTTGAAGGACAGGCAGAGTCCCTGACAGATGCATTTCAGGCGATCGCAAACTGCGGCGGAAAGGGTATAGGCGTATTCTACTGGGAGCCTGCATGGCTGGGTGTCAGCGGTATTTCGCAGTCGCAGCAGAGAGATAACTGGGACAGATACGGTTCGGGCTGGGCATCATCTTATGCATCTGAGTACGATCAGGACGTCACTTCGGCAGGAGGTTCATCCTTTGATAATCAGGCACTGTTCGATTTCAGGGGCTATCCTCTTGAGTCGCTTGATGTATTCACCCGTATTTACCCGAAAAAAAATAAGCCCGAAATTAAATGGAAGACCCGTCTGTACGGCGATCTCGACGGTGACGGCTCGCTTAGCAGATCTGATCTCACGCTATTGAAAAATGCCGTAATAAAAAAATGCAAGCTTGATGATGAGCAGTTCGCGGTAGGCGATGTCAATGCTGATAAAAAGGTGGATATCAATGATATCATCCTGCTGGACAGATATCTTTCCAACAAGCATGGAAGCGGTATGGATCTTATTGGCAAGAGCAGGAGCTTTGAACTCAAGTGA